AAAAGTATGAGTCTAATTTCAGGATGACTCAAAAGCTAAATATAGGCACACATTTCTCATAAAAGCCCCCAAAGAGATGcaagattcaagaactttattgtcatacacACGACAGAAACAGAGTGGTTACCCTGAGTGatgaaattcttattttgcgAGTTCCCTTCTcacaactgaaataacaaataaaatgagataagataaaaatgaaataataataataaaatataatagcATAAGATAAAAAAATAGTTACAAATAAATTCCATGTGCAAATGTTGGCAATATTGCAATACTGTCATATGTAAACAGGCAAGGGATATGTGCAAAATAGTGCTATTTATAAGATATTGCAGGTGACTCAGTGATTTAGTAGCCTGATGGCCTGTGGatagaaacaaaaatacattcttTAAACAGTGTGTGGCAAATTTCAAGATATTTACATTGTCATAAATGGAGTGAGATATTTTCTGCACTGTGGTGTATCATCGTAAAACAAACTGCTAAAAAGCTTGATTCCTTCTGTCTGACTGAATATTTTCAAGCTTTTTCATCTGACATTGTTCTTATTACTCCGCAAaggaacagcagagttatgtgatgatcggcatacgtttgtctgtctgtctgtctgtctgttagcaacattactcaaaaaacagaccaacggatttggatgaaattttcagggaagctcagaaatgacataaggaccaagtgattagattttggcagtgatgcagcttatagtctggatccacggatttgttaaagatttctgtatcattgcgagataacggcacggcgtcactgtaaccatgacaacaagtgaacgctacatcagctgcctggtgatgatcacatgattacaatcctactacaaatccaccgttgagaacttatcaggacttatccgtctgaaatgatacaaggaataattgattaaattgtgggggtgtttctgagtcctattatttcccaccgcccgctacatatttaggtcactcGATTCTGTATCTGTACacgtcattttgtttgggggtacatctatattaaattctACGGTGCGGTGATTTCTGCTACAAATTTTATTCAAGATTTCACCGTTAGGAAATAATATGActctgcgctctctgaatgctttccTTGTTGGATTCCCGCTAACACTTATTCCAGTTCATCAGGTAATATGTagattttttattgtgttttatatgcaatttacaaaaaaacatatagcattgtgttttttggacaagtaatgcttaaaaacacacataaaactaAGGAAATTAAAGAAACTGACTGATTAAACAACAATCAGGTAATTTCttgtcactgtttttatttgttccaAAGGTTGTCTGACTTTACGTTTGTTGTTCCTCGTGTTGTCTATCAGCTCTTAGGTCTAAATAACAACTGACAActgattaagaaaaaaatatggagTTGAGACATTGTAGAAACACACATCCAGTCCATTTAATACATCCTGTCACACACTCCAGCAGTAAACAAACCCACTCCTGACAAAGCCTCACTCAGTGGAATATGTATATTGTGTGGGCCGGGCTCTTGTAAATGTTAATCTCAGCTCATTAACATTAACCACTGGGATTCTTTTCTTCTCCACAAATCAATAATCCAGCCTCGTGAGAGGGCTTTTGCCGGATTGAGCATCTGGGGGGAGATCTTGGGTGAGCTGAGCATGAGGAGACAGagaatcagcacaaaaaaaatttaaaaaaaggctgaTCCTGTGGATAAAAGTGATTTTCTCTCCTAATTGTGGGGTATTCTTGTGCCTATTAGCGGGACCCGGTGGAACCTGCAGTCTGAATATTCAGAGGGGTGAATAAACCGAACCATCCGTTCATGTGGGAGGCGACGAGGCACTAAGACCCAGTGGAGAGCAGGGGAGGCTGGGAGGCTGCTGCCCACCCGCTGCCTGTCTGCTCTCTACAGTTGCTCTGAGCGCATGCCGGAGTCGGTACATGAGTGTATGAAAGTGAGCGCATGCGAGAGAGTCCAGCCTTTGTGGTGCATCACACTCTGGAAGACAGAatccctctcctccttttttttttttttttttttaaattttcatctCCATCCCTCCCTTCTGCTTCTGCTCCACCTGGATCAGAGGCTTGGAGGGAGCTGGGAGGTGTGAGTGCTGTGTATTTGAAGGGGGAGACGGTGGTCAGGGTGATGACGAGATGAAAGGGGCCAGGTGAGGAGGAGACACCGGagctcccctctcctctctctcactcccactatctctctttctctgagtgtgtgcgtgtgtgtgtgtgtgtgtgtgtgtgtgtgtgtgtgtgtgtgtgtgtgtgtgtgtgtgtgtgtgtgacgtggtgtgtgtttgttgtgtgtgtgggagaaagagggagaaggaaacAGGTCGGCTTTGCTCTGGCAGACTGTGAACCTGCACAGGAGGAAGcagcacctctccacactgaGGTATGTCACACAATTCTCATCACATTTCCAGCCCTCTtagtggagtgtgtgtgtgttttaggtgGAAGTTAGGATGCTGTGAAAGTGGGATGGGGTGTTCTTCCATCAGATCACCTCAGCTTTGTGGATCCAAGATGTTTGTTTGCCAAAATCCCTGTCTGCTGCTCGCATGTTGCCTGCTGAAGGGGGTGAAACTGCTTTGCAACGAAAGGGACACTTGAACAACAGGCTAGTTTTCTCCTCGCAGTAAACACAGTGTCATGCGCATATGATGGAGTCATATGGTTTGCAGTCAGCAGTCGGACAGATTCCGCACAACCTCATATTGTAAgaattttttgcagcttttttaagCAGAATTTAAACATGAATTGCTCATTGATTTGATTATCTGTAGACTGTTTCTTCTCTCAGCATTTAAATAGTTCTGCTTGTGCGGTTCAGACTTAATCAAATGGCAACACTCTTTTGAGAGTGCAAACCACTTTACTTTGGGGAGTTGTGGTGATAATATGTTTCCTTGAAACAATCAATGCTGATTAGACTGAGAATCCCCCAGAGAGCTGCTCCACGGCTGCAGCTACATCACAGTTGAGATGCTTTTTATGGGTTATTTAATTGGGCTGAAGGTGACTGTAACCCTTTGACCTATTCGGCAAAGGCCACCTACTTACGTCTGTCAGGTGACTGTTGTGCTTGATGTGCAAACGTGGACAGCAAAAAGAAGAGGCGCCTTGCAGGGATGAAGCCTGTCACACTTGTGAAATGGAAAACTTGCACCTGCAGGTGTGCGGCGTATGGAAATGTACCAAAGGCTCGGTGCTCATTCCAcgtcttttacagtgtgtgggGTTGTGTCCAGGTGAGGTTATGACAGTAAACACAGCACAGGGCCTTCTCCACTCGCAAACACTGACACTCACTGCTGAAGCTGTTCTGCTACTGGTTGTACGTATTTTAggtcatttaaccctcctgtcgtcctgtgggtcaaaattgacccgttttaaagtttgaaaatgtgaaaaataatatattttcacattgaaacttctgatgtccacattttcaacatttttgggaaaactttgaacattttttggtggaagaaaatgttaaaaatgtttcttaagaacattcgcataaaaatcaaccaaaatccagtgaatttcgctggattttggttgatttttatgtgaatgttcttaaagaaaatgtaagttttactgatatatatgtaatcactttagatatgtttaggatttttttgggaagatttttactcattttttgaaaatatttacaagaattttcttgccaaatttttattttttttttaaaataaaacttttaagggaaacttttaagaaattatgggaattttcttcctgaaggttttgcaaattttcagaaatttggagaattttttgctggatttctggatttttttcagacaaggaaacaatattttttggtgcctgtaaaatgaggacaacaggagggttaataaagcTACATAGTTTTCATTCAGGCTGACTTACTGTGTTTCCTTATAAATAGGACAACCATAGTGTGctgtacatttaatatttttcatgtcAGGATTGCACTAATATGAGAAGCATTTATTGATCTTTTCCTCCCATCACTTCAGACAGCAGGCAGCTCTGTAATGCTGAGTTTTGCAGTTTATTTGCTCATCCAGTTTTCCTCTTCGCTCTGTTAAGGGGGACATATGGTCCACTCTGTGCTTTTAGTCTCTCCCTGGGGTGCAGGCTGccctgaaaacacacatctgAGGATGCAGATGTCAAACACTATATGTAGTAAATTATGACCCTTTCTTCAAGCCAGTGCAGAGTGTAGAGTCACAACACAAGAACACAACTTAGCTTGTACTTGTCAGAGAGGGATCGCTGTATTCAGGTTCTTTGAATTACTTTTGATGATTGTGTGAACACTAGAAATAGATGGATTGTATGAGCAAAAAATACTATTATGGTGGTTTTTAGTCTGTCAAATTGTCAAAATTTTATGAATTCTTCACCCTAATGTGTATTTTAGCAAGGTTTTGAACATATAAATCTTAATCCATCACTTTGTCTCTTATATACAGCACTGTGCAAAGGGTAAATgcttttaaacataatttcatgAATAGTTTTAATATATGTTAACTTCATATCTAATCAATATTTGGTTTGTTCATGCTTTGCCTTAAAGACAGCTGTTCTTGTTggtacatttttgcagtttactTGTCAGGTCGGCTGTTTGCACTACAGTGGAGAACTTGTCAAAGCATCTGTTGCAGAATTCCTTGTTCTTCTTTAATTAGTTCTGAATGACTGGCTGtatttttgggttttatttCATGCTGCAGAATAATTGTAGATACTTTCCTGGTGGTATGATGCATAATGAACACAAAtttaaacatctaaagtgaCTAAAACTTGGGTAAACTTTCGACCTATACAGCTAGTATCAGTGTAAGTCATTGCAAGTTTTCATAACTGTCTAATATTCATTCATCAGTGTAAGTCATTGTAAGATTTCATAACTGTCTAATATTCATCCTCATGAGTGCTTAACTAATCTGATTATCTTTTATTTCAGATCTTTCCAACTCAGCGCCATATTTGGAGAGAGGAGGACGCCTTCGCCAAAAGTTGTTGCATCTTCGAGGACGTGACTGAAAACTGGTGCAGTTGTCTGCAGAGCTCCATTGTGAAGTCTATGGGGTTCGGGGCCTGTACGGTAACAGACACCACCTCCGCCTGAGCTTCTTGGTGACACCCTACGACGGGGGAGGATGGGTGATGGGCCCGTGAACTTCAGCGGACTCTCTCCTCTTCATCCCATCCTCTCATGGAGCGTCCTGTCACACCGAGCCCCTCCTGGAACACTTCTCTCTCGACATTTCCAGCCTCACCGCAGCCAAACTTCTCAAACGTGACCCCGCCCTTTCCGAGCATCCGAGGTGGGATCGACGTGAATCAGTCGTTGGCGCTGTGTGCTATGCTCGTCATGGACATGCTGGCGGTGGTGGGGAACTTGGCCGTGATGGTCGTCATCACCAAAACGCCGCAGCTGCGCAAGTTTGCCTTTGTTTTCCACCTCTGTCTGGTGGACCTGGTGGCTGCACTGGTGCTGATGCCTCTGGGGATGCTGTCGGACCGGATCCTGGTGGACGAGGGGCTGTGTCGGAGCTACCTCTGCCTGAGTGTATGTCTGGTTAGTGCTGCCATCCTCACCATTTGTGCCATCAACGTGGAGCGCTACTACTACATCGTCCACCCCATGCGTCACGAGGTGAAGATGACGGTGggggtggtggtgatggtgctGGTGGGAATCTGGATTAAAGCTGTTGTCATGTCAGTGCTGCCTCTGATGGGGTGGCTGCTCCAGGGGACCCAGAGCGCTTCGGTGCTGGTTCCCGGTCAGAGACACTGTTCCCTCCACTGGACAGGAGGCAGGACCACACGCCTGCTGTTCATGATCTTCTTTACTTTAATCTATTTCCTGTGCCCCATGCTGATCATTCTGGTCGTCTACTGCAACATGTTCAAGGTGGCCCGAGTAGCAGCCATGCAGCACGGCCCCCTGCCCACCTGGATGGACACGCCGCG
The nucleotide sequence above comes from Amphiprion ocellaris isolate individual 3 ecotype Okinawa chromosome 8, ASM2253959v1, whole genome shotgun sequence. Encoded proteins:
- the gpr61 gene encoding G-protein coupled receptor 61, which translates into the protein MERPVTPSPSWNTSLSTFPASPQPNFSNVTPPFPSIRGGIDVNQSLALCAMLVMDMLAVVGNLAVMVVITKTPQLRKFAFVFHLCLVDLVAALVLMPLGMLSDRILVDEGLCRSYLCLSVCLVSAAILTICAINVERYYYIVHPMRHEVKMTVGVVVMVLVGIWIKAVVMSVLPLMGWLLQGTQSASVLVPGQRHCSLHWTGGRTTRLLFMIFFTLIYFLCPMLIILVVYCNMFKVARVAAMQHGPLPTWMDTPRQRSESVSSHSTMAASLRGTGARTTPQRTFSGGKAAVVLVAVGGQFFCCWLPYFSFHLYSAVVSTSPSSLAQLEDVVTWIGYFCFTSNPFFYGCLNRQIREELGRHLACLFKRAGSGEGEQLPSREASIEENFLQFLQGTGCNLEPCNSHSRASPTDPETEGLQESAVQQNLPADFHIPGQILEETSEFMQQQQLNNELHVSENCCKTVPEL